In Zunongwangia profunda SM-A87, the following proteins share a genomic window:
- a CDS encoding response regulator has protein sequence MKFQKPIRILAVDDNLVNQFLIRSIILKLYPKAEIITADTGEESIEIFRKSSNFDLILMDLQLPGISGYEASKKIKKLVQGKPTPIVALSASKMEDMISKGKPAGIDDFLSKPILPETTRKILIKYIFDK, from the coding sequence ATGAAATTCCAGAAACCAATACGAATTTTGGCTGTAGATGATAATCTGGTAAACCAGTTTTTAATACGGAGCATTATTTTAAAATTATACCCAAAAGCCGAAATTATTACTGCCGATACTGGAGAAGAAAGCATTGAAATATTTCGGAAATCGTCAAATTTTGATCTTATTTTAATGGATCTGCAATTACCGGGAATTAGCGGTTATGAAGCCAGTAAAAAAATAAAAAAATTGGTACAAGGTAAACCTACACCTATTGTTGCTTTAAGCGCCAGCAAAATGGAAGATATGATTAGCAAAGGAAAACCGGCAGGAATAGATGATTTTTTAAGCAAACCTATTTTACCGGAGACCACAAGAAAGATCTTAATAAAATATATCTTCGATAAATAA
- the hxlA gene encoding 3-hexulose-6-phosphate synthase: MTRLQVAIDLLKTEDAIALATKVAPYIDIIELGTPLIKSEGLSVITAMKEAFPDKKVFADFKTADAGALEAEMAFKAGADYITILGSIDDATIIGAVEAAKKYDRAVVVDTIGVKDRVKRAQEVSKLGVEFVELHAGLDEQAKPGYSIDVLIDEASKAGVPVSIAGGVNKNSIAKVKASGAVVAVAGGAIYGAEDPAAAAKELKEALS, encoded by the coding sequence ATGACTAGATTACAAGTAGCAATCGATTTGCTAAAAACTGAAGATGCTATTGCTTTGGCTACCAAAGTAGCTCCTTATATTGATATCATTGAATTAGGAACTCCGCTTATAAAGAGTGAAGGACTTAGTGTTATCACTGCAATGAAGGAAGCATTTCCAGATAAAAAAGTTTTTGCTGATTTTAAAACTGCAGATGCAGGTGCTCTGGAAGCCGAGATGGCTTTTAAAGCGGGAGCAGATTATATTACCATTTTGGGATCAATAGACGATGCCACCATTATTGGTGCTGTAGAAGCGGCTAAAAAATATGACCGCGCCGTAGTGGTAGATACTATTGGTGTTAAGGACCGTGTAAAACGTGCCCAGGAAGTTTCTAAACTAGGAGTAGAATTTGTAGAATTACACGCAGGTTTAGATGAGCAGGCAAAACCGGGATATTCTATCGATGTGTTAATCGACGAAGCTTCTAAAGCTGGTGTACCTGTGTCTATCGCTGGTGGTGTAAACAAAAATAGCATTGCTAAAGTAAAAGCATCTGGTGCTGTTGTAGCTGTAGCCGGTGGAGCGATCTACGGCGCTGAAGATCCAGCAGCAGCGGCAAAAGAACTAAAAGAGGCTTTAAGCTAA
- the hxlB gene encoding 6-phospho-3-hexuloisomerase: MKNRNNANSRISIQKAYDIIINEHVNLYHSLNFENIETIEEALKNADRIFLIGAGRTGFMVKAATMRLMHLGYQVHVVGETTTPAIGKDDLLIAVSGSGTTKSIINAAETASKNEAQIVCFTTNDSSPLAQLSNYTVLIPAAGKQEHKNAISQQYAGSLFEQGFLLLFDALIQYLWKQSDNSAEQLWKMHANME; encoded by the coding sequence ATGAAAAATAGAAATAATGCCAATTCCAGAATCAGCATTCAAAAAGCCTATGATATTATTATAAACGAGCACGTTAACCTATATCATTCTTTAAACTTCGAGAACATTGAAACTATCGAAGAAGCTTTAAAAAATGCAGATCGAATTTTTCTAATCGGGGCAGGTAGGACCGGCTTTATGGTAAAAGCGGCCACCATGCGTTTAATGCATTTGGGATATCAGGTACATGTTGTAGGAGAAACCACTACGCCGGCTATTGGTAAAGATGATCTACTCATTGCCGTGTCTGGATCTGGTACGACCAAGTCTATTATAAATGCGGCAGAGACTGCCTCTAAAAATGAAGCTCAAATTGTATGTTTTACCACAAACGATTCGTCGCCATTAGCACAACTTTCAAATTATACAGTTTTAATTCCTGCTGCAGGAAAACAGGAACATAAAAATGCTATTTCTCAGCAATACGCCGGGAGTCTTTTTGAACAGGGATTCCTACTATTATTTGATGCGCTTATCCAATACCTATGGAAGCAATCTGATAACAGTGCGGAGCAATTGTGGAAAATGCATGCCAACATGGAATAA